Proteins encoded within one genomic window of Chloroflexota bacterium:
- a CDS encoding metal ABC transporter permease — protein MLGYIFDPLQYSFMVRALIVSVLVGVMCPIIGAYVVTRGRSFLGDALAHSVLPGMVVAFLLGISPFFAAVPAGVVVALLMGTVSRHTGISEDTSIGIVFAGMFALGMVMLSKASDSINVRIEDLLLGQVLGVTQTDVYVSVVLAVLVVIGLYIFHRQLVFTTFDEIGASAAGIRTGVVEYVLLGFLALVVVIGIQAAGIVLVMAMLITPAATGYLIARRFVGMMFVGAIVGASSAVAGMYLSYYADLPSGPTMALLSTGLFAAAALYRVKWPRTRD, from the coding sequence GTGCTCGGCTACATCTTTGACCCCCTCCAGTATAGCTTCATGGTGCGCGCCCTCATTGTGTCGGTGCTTGTCGGCGTCATGTGCCCGATCATTGGCGCGTATGTCGTTACGCGCGGACGCTCATTCTTGGGAGACGCCCTTGCTCACTCCGTATTGCCGGGCATGGTCGTGGCGTTCCTTCTTGGCATCAGCCCGTTCTTCGCTGCGGTGCCTGCCGGCGTGGTTGTCGCGTTGCTGATGGGCACGGTGAGCAGGCACACCGGCATCAGCGAAGACACATCCATCGGCATCGTGTTCGCGGGAATGTTCGCGCTCGGCATGGTTATGCTCTCCAAGGCGAGCGACAGCATTAATGTGAGGATCGAAGACCTGCTGCTTGGGCAAGTTCTCGGCGTTACCCAAACCGATGTGTATGTTTCGGTTGTCCTAGCGGTGCTTGTCGTGATAGGTTTATACATATTCCATCGGCAATTAGTATTTACCACATTTGACGAGATTGGCGCTTCGGCGGCAGGAATCAGAACGGGCGTAGTCGAATATGTTCTGCTGGGATTCCTGGCGCTAGTGGTAGTCATAGGCATTCAGGCGGCAGGAATTGTGCTTGTGATGGCGATGCTAATCACGCCCGCCGCGACCGGCTATTTGATTGCAAGGCGCTTCGTGGGAATGATGTTTGTGGGCGCGATAGTGGGCGCATCATCAGCGGTAGCAGGGATGTACTTGTCTTATTACGCCGACCTGCCTTCGGGCCCCACGATGGCGCTGCTGTCCACCGGCTTGTTCGCCGCAGCTGCGCTGTACAGAGTCAAGTGGCCTAGAACCAGAGACTAG
- a CDS encoding metal ABC transporter ATP-binding protein: protein MIRLFPNMGRSSVTLPDGGPFCHDYGSDNAVRPTVHNYATGIGEVGLGALGRVTAPFGRANDMSPYSPRLVIEDLSVERGGHIVLEDLNFEVEPETMIGVIGPSGGGKSTLFQTLAGILPPCEGGIEFQGSLNGKGDVAYVSQSETMNWQFPATVFDVVSMGRYTNGNSWLGWLGRRDKEMVRMCLNQVGMWERRSSLVTDLSGGQRQRVCIARALAQEASVILLDEALSGVDVGAEEGILDLLRTCCVAGRIVMLATHDLTDVMERFDKLLCINCNLHAYGSPEETFSPELIADLYGARSFEIQTAR, encoded by the coding sequence TTGATTCGACTATTTCCAAACATGGGTCGTTCATCGGTTACCCTCCCCGATGGCGGCCCATTCTGCCATGATTACGGCTCAGATAATGCTGTCCGTCCAACCGTTCACAATTACGCGACCGGAATTGGTGAAGTTGGGCTGGGAGCACTCGGGCGGGTGACGGCGCCTTTCGGGAGGGCAAATGACATGAGTCCGTACAGTCCCCGACTTGTCATAGAAGACTTGTCAGTCGAACGCGGCGGTCATATTGTGCTGGAAGACCTGAACTTCGAGGTCGAGCCCGAAACGATGATAGGCGTGATAGGCCCAAGTGGCGGAGGCAAGAGTACGCTATTCCAGACGCTTGCCGGCATACTGCCCCCCTGCGAAGGCGGCATCGAGTTTCAAGGGTCGCTGAACGGCAAGGGTGATGTGGCGTATGTGTCGCAGTCTGAAACGATGAACTGGCAGTTCCCGGCGACGGTGTTCGACGTCGTATCGATGGGCAGATACACGAATGGCAACAGCTGGCTGGGCTGGCTAGGCAGACGCGACAAGGAAATGGTGCGCATGTGCCTCAACCAAGTTGGGATGTGGGAGCGGCGCTCTTCTCTGGTAACCGACCTGTCCGGCGGCCAACGACAACGTGTCTGCATCGCCCGCGCGCTTGCGCAGGAGGCGAGCGTCATCCTGCTTGACGAGGCACTCAGCGGAGTCGATGTAGGCGCGGAAGAGGGCATACTCGATCTGCTTCGCACTTGCTGCGTCGCCGGCAGGATCGTTATGCTCGCAACGCACGACCTGACGGATGTGATGGAGCGCTTCGACAAGCTGCTCTGCATCAACTGCAACTTGCATGCCTACGGTTCGCCTGAAGAGACATTTTCTCCGGAGCTGATCGCAGACCTGTACGGGGCGCGGAGTTTCGAGATTCAGACAGCGCGGTAA